One Anopheles marshallii chromosome 3, idAnoMarsDA_429_01, whole genome shotgun sequence genomic region harbors:
- the LOC128714632 gene encoding ejaculatory bulb-specific protein 3-like isoform X3, with product MKHLTMVAILAMVVVLASAQKYTDKFDNIDVDRVLSNDRILNNYLKCLLDKGPCTQEGRELKKTLPDALKTNCEKCSEKQRTSSRKVIAHLEDRKPQEWKKLLDKYDPEGIYKSKYEKLNKRS from the exons atGAAGCACCTGACGATGGTTGCCATTTTGGCGATGGTGGTAGTGCTGGCCAGCGCCCAGAAGTACACCGACAAGTTCGACAACATTGATGTGGACCGTGTGCTGTCGAACGATCGAATTCTCAACAACTACCTCAAGTGTCTGCTCGATAAGGGACCGTGCACCCAGGAGGGTCGTGAGCTGAAGA AAACGCTTCCCGATGCACTGAAAACCAACTGTGAGAAGTGTAGCGAGAAGCAACGGACAAGCTCCCGCAAGGTAATCGCCCATCTCGAGGACCGTAAGCCACAGGAATGGAAGAAACTGCTTGACAAGTACGACCCGGAAGGTATCTACAAGAGCAAGTACGAGAAGCTCAACAAGCGATCGTAA